A window of Pseudomonas alcaliphila JAB1 genomic DNA:
ATAGGCTTCGCGCAGTTGCAGGCTATCTACCATGCCCCGGTATGCACAGGTACCGCTAAAACGTGGTTCTAAATGATCCAGCCCCTGACCTTCCAGCACATAGCTACGAAGCGCTGACTTAATGCCGTCGGCGCCGATTAGAAGATCGCAGCGGTACTCTGTGCCGTCGGCGAATAGCATTTGCAGTTCATCACCCTGCTGCTCGATTTGGGTGGCACGCTTCCTAAATTGGGCGATACCTTCTGGAAGGTGTTTTACTAGGGCGTCAAGGAAATCAGCACGGTGTGCAGAGGACTGACCTACGCCCGGCGCAATGGTGGCGCCTAGATAGCTGGCATCGCTACCGCGCCGCCATTCAAACCAAATATCCTCCCAAGGCTGCGGAGTCCGATCAGCAACCTGAAAGTAGGCTTGACCCAAACCCAAACCGACAATGGCGCGCACTGCGTTAGGCCCGAAGGACACACCAGCACCGACTTCACCGAACGCCGGGGCAGCCTCGAATAGCTGCACATTAAGATGGGAGTGTTTGCACAAGCTCAATGCCAAGGCAAGGCCTGAAATTCCGCCGCCGACTATAGCGACGCGCAAGGCTGGTTTCTTAGCGTTCATGTCGTTCATGCAATACCTGTCATGGCTTTATTATTGGGATATCTTCAACAGTAGCGAAGCCATAACTATTGATAAATACACTAATCCCTATATTATATATTCATGGGCAGAATGTACGATGCTGCCGCTTTGGCAGGACGACGTCCCAACATAGCGAGGCTCCATGGAACTGCATGACCTGGATTTAAACCTGCTGGTAGTATTCAACCAGTTGATGGTCGACAAGCGTGTCTCTATCGTCGCGCAAAGCCTAGGCCTAACCCAACCTGCCGTAAGCAACGCCCTGAAGCGCCTGCGCACCGCACTGCAGGACGAACTGTTCGTGCGTACCCACCAAGGCATGGAACCTACGCCCTATGCTGCACATTTAGCTGAGCCTATCGCCCATGCCATGCACAGTCTGCGCGAAGCGCTACATCACGAAGAGCGCTTCGATCCTTTAACCAGCGAGCGTACCTTCACCTTGGCCATGACCGACATTGGTGAGATATATTTCATGCCGCGGTTAATAGATGCGCTCACTCGTAAGGCCCCCCATTGCACAATCAGCACGGTACGCGGCAGCTCGGTGAGTTTGGGACAGTCGTTACAAGACGGTACAGTAGATTTGGCCGTAGGCCTGCTACCCAACCTACAGGCCGGCTTCTTACAGCGTCGGCTTCTTCATAACCGCTACGTGTGCTTGTGCCGTAAGAACCACCCGGCCACCAGAGAGCCACTGACCTTGGAGCGCTTCTGTGCCTACAGCCATATACGTGTCATCGCCGCCAGCACTGGCCACGGCGAAGTAGATTCCCTTATGGCGCGAGCTGGCATCCGGCGGGACATTCGCCTAGAGGTTCCGCACTTCGTCGCCGTTGGCCATATCCTCCAGCATACGGAGCTACTCGCCACCGTACCTGAGCGCTTCGCTGACTGCTGTGTAGAGCCCTTCGGCTTGAATGTGCTGCCAATCCCCATCGACCTACCAGACATCCCCATTAACATGTTCTGGCACGCAAAATATCACAAGGATTTAGCCAACATCTGGTTGCGACAACTGATGTTCGAGCTGTTTTCGGATTGAGTGAAAATCCGGGGTGATCGATACGTAAGCGTACGCCGAACTCACCTTGCGTGATTCAGGCAGGTACCCACTGATGCGGCAGCAGTTGGCCGATTTCACTGGCCCGCTGCATAGGCAGCCGTGTCAGCACGTCCTTGAGATAGGCATACGGATCATGTCCGTTCATGCGGGCCGACCGGATCAGGCTCATGATCGCCGCCGCTCGTTTGCCGCTGCGTAGCGGCCCGGCAAACAAC
This region includes:
- the nahR gene encoding HTH-type transcriptional activator NahR; protein product: MELHDLDLNLLVVFNQLMVDKRVSIVAQSLGLTQPAVSNALKRLRTALQDELFVRTHQGMEPTPYAAHLAEPIAHAMHSLREALHHEERFDPLTSERTFTLAMTDIGEIYFMPRLIDALTRKAPHCTISTVRGSSVSLGQSLQDGTVDLAVGLLPNLQAGFLQRRLLHNRYVCLCRKNHPATREPLTLERFCAYSHIRVIAASTGHGEVDSLMARAGIRRDIRLEVPHFVAVGHILQHTELLATVPERFADCCVEPFGLNVLPIPIDLPDIPINMFWHAKYHKDLANIWLRQLMFELFSD